The proteins below are encoded in one region of Colletotrichum lupini chromosome 5, complete sequence:
- a CDS encoding glucose N-acetyltransferase 1, producing the protein MPKFFCDYCDVYLTHDSMSVRKAHNSGRNHLRNVVDYYQQIGHEKAQSVIDSITSSYAAEGQAHNNPMLPQNQPGSAFPPPFPFPGGVPPPFPGMPAGAPPFPQGMIPPPGQAGRGMPPMPPFPPGPNGSPMPPGGLPFPPPGGLPAGLPFPPPGAPGGLPPNFQFPGMPGGGAFPPGPPGAFPPGGGPPAHPAKPRNAVKQVSFRNAELNGILTARVQSFIKTPIPRPKIIVINIVVKVSNSGETLSSNPPSSAPKSAKKAILCVVDRLL; encoded by the exons ATGCCCAAGT TCTTCT GCGATTACTGCGATGTGTACCTCACGCACGACTCCATGAGCGTGCGCAAGGCGCATAACAGCGGTCGAAACCACCTGCGCAACGTAGTCGACTACTACCAAC AAATCGGTCACGAAAAGGCCCAGTCCGTCATCGACTCCATCACCTCCTCCTACGCCGCAGAAGGCCAAGCGCACAACAACCCAATGCTGCCACAAAACCAGCCCGGATCCGCCTTCCCGCCGCCCTTCCCCTTCCCAGGAG GTGTCCCCCCTCCCTTCCCCGGCATGCCCGCCGGCGCACCCCCCTTCCCTCAAGGCATGATTCCAC CCCCAGGACAAGCAGGCCGCGGAATGCCGCCCAtgccccccttccccccgGGCCCCAACGGCTCACCAATGCCCCCAGGAGGCCTACCGTTCCCCCCGCCCGGCGGTCTCCCAGCCGGTCTCCCCTTCCCGCCCCCGGGCGCGCCGGGCGGTCTGCCCCCCAACTTCCAGTTTCCCGGTATGCCAGGCGGCGGCGCGTTCCCACCTGGACCTCCTGGTGCCTTTCCGCCCGGTGGTGGACCTCCAG CTCATCCTGCAAAACCGAGAAACGCGGTCAAGCAAGTTTCGTTCCGAAACGCTGAGTTAAATGGTATCTTGAC CGCGCGCGTTCAATCGTTCATCAAAACCCCGATTCCCCGTCCCAAAATCATTGTCATCAATATCGTCGTCAAAGTCTCAAATAGTGGGGAAACCTTGTCATCAAACCCTCCGTCATCAGCTCCGAAATCCGCGAAGAAAGCAATTCTTTGTGTCGTTGACAGGCTTCTGTAG
- a CDS encoding SpoU rRNA methylase yields the protein MSLLTRWSASRPFEATQRAVQLSSNPFLYGQARNGSLSAIHRGIWRSDKPRNDRTDRNSRPASRPRLTESKGRSRSRDAAKSKPDAFSERFSSAIGSRRDGPRDREPRHFKPKKAFQKMQERIKEQEEEGGRKSRSKRFNNPEFSFGKKSLVYQLNRGELKDKVGKLLERNGAKEEESSKPTAQRDSGNDWFQVGRQDRQDGRERDQYQDRRPDRQRERFQDRRPDRQHEKFSDRRPDRRDHQSGARTGFARERMDSMREGARRELEAAPPRRFGSRQPDHEASSEPSEFRGLVQYTTAASQFLFGRSVVKAALKNSQRKLYHLYLYQGSNKKESMDDKWILSMAEKKKVKITKLYENDQQLLDKMSKGRPHNGIVMETSPLPQLPITGLGAEHSEPQGYPVFVGRQSKEDVAINGTEGFIPSRPGTARPLVLLLTEILDPGNLGAILRTARFLGVSAVAITKRTSSSITSTVLKASAGASEEMQLFSVEDPGAFLHASAAAGWTSYAAVAPTAGLRRDNRQWTPESIEEKKPLLTQPSILVLGNEGTGLPYDIRKKATHEITIPRVAMSSSVDSLNVSVATALLCNSFLRGTAEPSSLTERLQKESHKADAGESMF from the coding sequence ATGAGTCTCCTTACAAGATGGAGCGCTTCACGCCCATTTGAAGCAACCCAAAGAGCCGTGCAACTCTCCAGTAACCCATTTCTCTACGGCCAAGCGCGCAATGGATCGCTCTCTGCGATACATCGTGGCATTTGGCGTTCCGACAAACCACGCAACGATCGCACCGACCGCAACTCCAGGCCTGCATCCAGGCCGCGATTGACAGAATCTAAAGGCCGCAGCAGATCAAGAGATGCTGCCAAATCTAAGCCCGATGCTTTCAGCGAACGATTCTCCAGCGCCATTGGTAGCCGTCGCGATGGCCCGCGAGACCGCGAACCGCGCCATTTCAAGCCCAAGAAGGCCTTCCAGAAGATGCAAGAGAGGATAAAAGAgcaggaagaagaaggaggaaggAAATCCCGAAGCAAGCGATTCAACAACCCCGAGTTCTCCTTCGGCAAGAAGAGCTTGGTCTACCAACTCAACCGTGGTGAGTTGAAGGACAAGGTCGGCAAGCTGCTGGAGAGGAATGGCGCAAAAGAGGAGGAGTCCTCGAAGCCAACTGCACAGCGTGATAGTGGAAACGACTGGTTTCAAGTTGGTCGACAGGATCGTCAAGACGGCCGCGAGCGCGACCAATACCAGGATCGCCGTCCAGATCGTCAACGCGAACGTTTCCAGGATCGCCGCCCCGATCGCCAGCATGAAAAGTTTTCAGACCGCCGCCCGGACCGCCGTGACCATCAATCAGGAGCGAGAACAGGTTTTGCGCGAGAGCGTATGGACTCCATGCGGGAGGGTGCCCGCAGAGAACTCGAGGCCGCCCCTCCTCGACGGTTTGGATCAAGACAGCCGGACCATGAAGCATCTTCTGAACCGTCAGAATTCCGTGGCTTGGTTCAGTACACAACAGCTGCATCGCAGTTCCTCTTCGGTCGCTCGGTCGTCAAGGCAGCACTGAAGAATTCGCAACGCAAACTCTATCATCTCTACCTTTACCAAGGGAGCAACAAGAAGGAAAGCATGGACGATAAATGGATCTTGTCCATGGCGGAAAAGAAGAAGGTCAAGATCACCAAGCTTTACGAGAATGACCAACAACTGCTCGATAAAATGAGCAAGGGTCGACCACACAACGGCATCGTGATGGAGACATCACCACTGCCTCAGTTGCCGATCACAGGTCTGGGCGCAGAACATAGCGAGCCCCAAGGCTACCCCGTCTTCGTGGGACGGCAGTCTAAGGAAGACGTCGCGATCAACGGAACTGAGGGTTTCATTCCTTCCAGGCCCGGTACGGCTCGGCCGCTTGTGCTCCTTCTGACCGAGATTCTGGACCCCGGCAACCTCGGTGCCATTCTCCGGACAGCCCGGTTCCTCGGCGTTTCCGCGGTTGCCATTACGAAGAGAACATCATCGTCGATCACGTCTACTGTACTGAAGGCTTCGGCAGGTGCTTCTGAGGAGATGCAGTTGTTCTCCGTGGAGGATCCGGGAGCTTTCCTTCACGCGAGCGCAGCCGCAGGATGGACCTCGTATGCCGCAGTCGCACCGACAGCTGGGTTGCGTAGAGACAACCGCCAGTGGACACCGGAAAGCAttgaggagaagaagcctcTTCTAACGCAGCCATCCATTCTCGTTCTTGGCAACGAAGGCACAGGCCTCCCGTACGATATCAGGAAGAAAGCCACCCACGAGATTACGATCCCGCGAGTGGCGATGTCAAGCTCGGTGGACAGCTTGAACGTCAGCGTAGCCACGGCCTTGCTCTGCAACTCATTCCTGAGAGGCACTGCAGAGCCTAGCAGTCTCACAGAGAGGCTGCAGAAAGAATCTCACAAGGCAGATGCAGGCGAAAGCATGTTTTAG
- a CDS encoding agmatinase 1 translates to MVSRSILALCLVAAVYGHGDHDDHQKSMSGPHQSLWYNTIPGDGGTQADSVFSGLSTFGRLPYQPCLGAKNVKYDIAFIGAPFDTGTSYRPGARFGPSGIRQGSRRLNLYGGYNVPLATNPFSSWATVLDCGDIPVTSYDNTWALHQIEEGHFEILSRQPATDAAKKGPAKNERTLPRVITLGGDHTITLPLLRSINRAYGPVSVIHFDSHLDTWRPKVFGGSPSEVASINHGTYFYHAAQEGLLRNDSNIHAGIRTTLSGPSDYENDGYCGFEIVEAREIDKIGTDGIIKKIIDRVGTKNPIYLSLDIDTLDPAFAPATGTPETGGWSTRELRTILRGLEDLNLIAADIVEVAPAYDTNAEHTTMAAADALYEIMSIMVKRGPLSAMVNQTEHDDEEEKGQLSPKGKAGIEEKSWWDVVLWKVQASSEVGVMTAKPEEYLNPSAWLQAILIDSQVHIEGMDSKLQQYVLKKESRASNLAASADGTQYFHGPCFTPRLDSKPAAGIPGHRVPNATRRAAVLECSQSALCRASAQVSCVETWEKKHRPAPFGSSGAASIIATGTLSVSILVVGLTWAVRIVRRAGTRELLAMKMAGGAFQWAGTPTAARLRCFTDTLKFAQPIIPRVEDAFPNGHFVTLAILDIQGVYKPSRPSALPDTAATDFVELKPRGGVLFFFFSCWIGWALVGLSYEEALSFTESGCSDGLDRKWISAHRASVARSKLWLGKRPFVRKRFKLNDSGTPSLPGHFQVCIRLAPLHAIAGGLI, encoded by the exons ATGGTCTCTCGAAGCATCCTCGCACTCTGCCTTGTGGCGGCCGTTTATGGTCACGGAGACCACGATGACCACCAAAAGTCCATGTCCGGGCCTCATCAGTCCCTTTGGTACAACACGATCCCAGGTGACGGCGGTACTCAG GCCGACTCTGTATTCTCGGGCCTTTCCACGTTTGGTCGCCTGCCGTACCAGCCATGCCTCGGCGCAAAGAACGTCAAGTATGACATTGCATTCATTG GAGCCCCCTTTGATACTGGTACTTCATACCGCCCCGGTGCTCGTTTTGGCCCGTCAGGAATTCGTCAGGGCTCGCGGCGTCTGAACCTCTA CGGAGGTTACAATGTGCCATTGGCCACAAACCCGTTCAGCAGTTGGGCTACTGTCCTGGACTGCGGAGACATTCCCGTCACATC ATACGACAATACGTGGGCTCTGCACCAGATCGAAGAGGGGCACTTTGAAATCCTCTCGCGCCAGCCTGCCACAGATGCGGCGAAGAAGGGACCTGCGAAGAACGAGCGCACCCTGCCTCGTGTCATCACCCTGGGTGGTGACCACACCATCACCCTACCCCTGCTGCGCTCTATCAACCGTGCCTACGGTCCCGTGTCTGTCATTCACTTTGATAGTCATCTTGATACCT GGCGCCCCAAGGTCTTTGGCGGTTCTCCTTCGGAAGTTGCCAGCATCAACCACGGCACCTACTTCTACCATGCCGCTCAGGAAGGTCTGCTGCGCAACGACTCCAACATCCACGCTGGTATCCGCACGACGCTCAGCGGCCCTAGTGACTACGAGAACGATGGATACTGCGGCTTCGAGATCGTGGAGGCTCGCGAAATTGACAAGATCGGCACGGATGGCATCATTAAGAAGATTATTGACCGCGTCGGCACAAAGAACCCCATCTACCTTTCTCTGGATATCGACACTCTTGACCCTGCCT TCGCTCCCGCTACCGGCACCCCTGAGACGGGTGGCTGGTCCACTCGCGAGCTTCGCACCATCCTTCGTGGATTGGAGGACCTCAACCTGATTGCTGCTGATATCGTGGAGGTTGCT CCTGCTTACGATACGAATGCCGAGCATACCACCATGGCCGCCGCTGATGCGCTCTACGAGATCATGAGTATCATGGTCAAGCGCGGCCCCCTCAGCGCCATGGTTAACCAGACCGAG CATGATGACGAGGAAGAAAAAGGACAGCTCTCTCCCAAAGGAAAGGCGGGGATTGAGGAAAAATCATGGTGGGATGTGGTCCTCTGGAAGGTACAGGCGTCGTCGGAGGTTGGAGTTATGACTGCAAAA CCTGAAGAGTATCTGAACCCATCTGCATGGCTCCAGGCCATCCTAATAGATAGCCAAGTCCACATCGAAGGTATGGATAGTAAATTGCAGCAATACGTGCTCAAGAAAGAGTCACGAGCATCCAA CTTGGCCGCATCAGCTGATGGAACCCAATATTTCCACGGTCCTTGCTTTACCCCTCGCCTCGACAGCAAGCCCGCAGCTGGAATTCCAGGCCACCGCGTTCCGAACGCGACGCGTCGTGCTGCTGTACTGGAATGTTCACAGTCTGCCTTATGCAGAGCTTCCGCACAAGTTTCCTGCGTAGAGACTTGGGAGAAGAAGCACAGACCCGCACCTTTCGGGAGCAGCGGGGCGGCCTCCATAATCGCGACAGGGACTTTAAGTGTTTCTATTTTGGTCGTAGGGCTAACCTGGGCTGTACGGATAGTGCGTAGGGCGGGCACGCGCGAGCTGCTAGCGATGAAGATGGCCGGGGGCGCATTCCAGTGGGCTGGTACGCCAACTGCTGCTAGACTGCGTTGCTTCACGGATACTTTGAAGTTTGCGCAACCAATAATTCCACGGGTAGAGGATGCATTTCCTAATGGGCACTTTGTTA CGCTGGCTATTCTCGATATTCAGGGCGTGTATAAGCCATCCCGCCCGTCAGCTCTTCCGGATACGGCCGCCACGGATTTCGTTGAGCTGAAGCCACGAGGCGGtgttctcttcttctttttttcttgctGGATTGGTTGGGCCTTGGTTGGATTGTCGTACGAAGAAGCTCTCAGCTTTACCGAATCAGGTTGCTCAGATGGTTTAGATCGGAAATGGATTTCGGCGCACCGAGCAAGTGTAGCACGAAGCAAACTATGGCTGGGCAAGCGGCCGTTCGTCCGCAAAAGGTTCAAACTGAATGACAG CGGCACCCCCTCCCTCCCCGGCCACTTTCAGGTTTGCATTCGT CTTGCACCTCTGCACGCGATTGCCGGTGGCTTGATATGA
- a CDS encoding endoplasmic reticulum vesicle protein 25: MAPTTSLLRYVCGLVLLACCAQALRFDLHATSTHEGKKERCIRNFVARDTLVVVTAIVDGSKGDGMTVNMHIKDAVGNDYGKPKDIAGGEKRVVFTSHADAAFDVCFENILSGSGRSGATSRHIELDIDIGADAKDWNAIQATEKLKPVEAELRRIDELVSEINTEMDYLRAREHKLRDTNESTNTRVKWFGIGTTLILVGLWGWQIMYLRAYFRSKHLI; encoded by the exons ATGGCGCCGACGACATCATTGCTGCGCTACGTGTGCGGTCTTGTGCTACTCGCTTGCTGCGCCCAGGCGCTCAGGTTCGACCTGCATGCTACGAGCACCCACGAGGGCAAGAAGGAGCGATGCATTCGCAATTTCGTCGCTAGGGACACCTTGGTCGTCGTCACGGCTATTGTGGATGGTTCAAAGGGTGACGGCATGACTGTCAACATGCAC ATCAAGGATGCTGTTGGCAACGACTACGGAAAGCCCAAGGACATTGCAGGCGGCGAGAAGCGTGTCGTCTTCACCTCCCACGCAGACGCTGCCTTCGACGTTTGCTTCGAGAACATCCTCTCTGGCT CCGGCCGCAGCGGCGCAACGAGTCGCCACATTGAGCTCGACATCGACATTGGCGCCGACGCAAAGGACTGGAACGCCATCCAGGCGACGGAGAAGCTCAAGCCCGTCGAGGCGGAGCTCAGGCGCATCGACGAGCTCGTCAGCGAGATCAACACCGAGATGGACTACCTGCGCGCCCGCGAGCACAAGCTGCGCGACACCAACGAGAGCACAAACACCCGCGTCAAGTGGTTCGGCATCGGCACGACGCTCATCCTCGTCGGACTGTGGGGTTGGCAGATTATGTACCTGCGGGCATACTTCAG ATCCAAGCACCTGATTTAA